The proteins below come from a single Carnobacterium divergens DSM 20623 genomic window:
- a CDS encoding tyrosine-protein phosphatase — protein MKEKEFKGHPLKLKSLVNVRDYGGYQTKSGTILPKKVLRGAELYGLDSGDQDILMKEYQLKQVIDFRTTVEDQARPDPKLPNVQNHFINILGDDSPVSADPAEIMKEMSQTGAEPESYLLEIYRDFVTSSHAHQGYQQFFNLLLQEKKGATYFHCTAGKDRTGFGGALFLSALDADNDLIMADFLLSNTYRKAYNQQVLAQLKSANAPIQQINMAKVALEVRPEYLEASYQTMLKEFGSADNYLKEALDLTDDKRELLKELYLTNR, from the coding sequence ATGAAAGAAAAAGAATTCAAAGGACACCCTTTAAAATTAAAAAGTTTAGTTAACGTTCGTGACTACGGAGGCTACCAAACAAAATCTGGTACGATTTTACCAAAAAAGGTCTTACGTGGTGCTGAGTTATATGGTCTAGATTCTGGCGATCAAGACATTTTAATGAAGGAATATCAGTTAAAGCAGGTAATCGATTTTAGAACAACTGTTGAAGATCAAGCACGTCCTGACCCCAAACTCCCAAATGTTCAAAATCACTTCATTAATATTTTAGGAGACGATTCCCCAGTTTCTGCAGACCCCGCAGAAATTATGAAGGAAATGAGTCAAACAGGAGCAGAGCCAGAATCTTATTTGTTAGAAATTTATCGTGACTTTGTAACAAGTTCCCATGCACACCAAGGCTATCAACAGTTTTTCAACTTATTGCTTCAAGAAAAAAAGGGCGCTACTTATTTCCATTGTACTGCCGGAAAAGATCGCACTGGTTTTGGTGGAGCCTTATTTTTAAGTGCGTTAGATGCGGATAACGACTTGATTATGGCTGATTTTCTATTAAGTAATACTTACCGGAAAGCTTACAATCAACAAGTTTTAGCTCAGTTAAAATCGGCTAACGCTCCAATTCAACAAATCAATATGGCTAAGGTAGCACTCGAAGTCCGACCAGAGTATTTAGAAGCCTCTTATCAAACAATGTTAAAAGAATTCGGTTCTGCGGATAATTATTTAAAAGAAGCGCTAGATTTAACAGATGACAAGCGAGAGTTGTTAAAAGAATTGTACTTAACTAACCGCTAA
- a CDS encoding VOC family protein has protein sequence MRIEHVAIWVENIDVMRKFYEHYFEAEVSGLYENPKNQFKSYFLTFQDKTRLEIMQQATVTQRVDNKHLGWAHLAFSVGNRVNVDELTRRLIEDGFVCQNGPRITGDGYYESVIEDPEGNLIEITE, from the coding sequence ATGAGAATTGAGCATGTAGCTATTTGGGTTGAAAATATTGATGTGATGAGAAAGTTTTATGAACATTATTTTGAAGCAGAAGTAAGTGGTCTTTATGAGAATCCGAAAAATCAATTTAAGTCTTATTTTTTAACTTTTCAAGATAAAACACGCTTGGAAATTATGCAACAAGCAACGGTTACACAGCGCGTTGATAACAAGCATTTAGGCTGGGCACATCTTGCCTTTTCAGTTGGAAATCGGGTCAATGTAGATGAGTTAACCCGTCGACTAATAGAAGACGGCTTTGTCTGTCAAAATGGTCCCCGAATAACTGGAGATGGTTATTATGAAAGTGTAATAGAAGATCCTGAAGGGAATTTAATTGAAATTACAGAATAA
- a CDS encoding chorismate mutase — MLEKQRNEIDELDKQLVALFEKRMELVTEIGNIKQKNNLPIFDESREIVVIERAVSRLKDPSYKPYASCFFKDLMTITKKYQRSLFEE, encoded by the coding sequence ATGTTAGAAAAACAGCGAAATGAAATTGATGAACTAGATAAGCAATTAGTTGCTTTATTCGAAAAAAGAATGGAATTGGTTACTGAAATTGGAAATATTAAACAAAAAAATAATCTACCAATTTTTGATGAAAGTCGAGAGATTGTCGTCATTGAACGAGCAGTAAGTCGATTGAAAGACCCAAGCTATAAGCCTTACGCATCTTGTTTCTTTAAAGATTTAATGACGATCACTAAAAAATATCAACGTTCTTTATTTGAGGAATAA
- a CDS encoding ParM/StbA family protein: MKIIVVDPGKNEVKSFCFSNNGTLEYVNSFPSKSNEIIEERFLEEDSSLRQYRMELNGHNYMVGEGVDTTYNTELTKNTLHHKLCIYATVADFLTEEDHDEEVLLVLGYPSTDFQNNFRREDYQRLIYGDKDGHIEFVQNGKDVSFQLTNVIVLPEGQAMLPRMTEVEDYYSLYVLDIGGQNVNFREFDNKGNAKTAFSIDAAGVNYLETTLEAELRRAIENPNVNFRGIDYNEAILTGKIFDIGAIEGFSDSTAFINNVVQNFIKKEIVSELASRGYNINVQGQHIIFTGGGSLLLQPYLENLLQGNKSNLIFSKSAKWDNCLSYTIKAFQEQFTTNEQFTSFIKPLYTELMKNGYANFYKGLTPSATQDDDTMDFNRVL; the protein is encoded by the coding sequence ATGAAAATTATTGTAGTAGATCCAGGTAAAAATGAAGTAAAAAGCTTTTGTTTTTCAAACAATGGCACTCTAGAATACGTGAACTCATTTCCTTCAAAATCTAACGAGATTATCGAAGAACGATTTTTAGAAGAAGACAGCTCTTTACGTCAATACCGTATGGAACTAAATGGCCATAACTATATGGTAGGTGAAGGTGTGGATACCACTTATAACACAGAATTAACAAAAAATACATTGCACCACAAATTATGTATTTATGCAACCGTGGCAGACTTTTTAACTGAAGAAGATCACGACGAAGAAGTATTACTTGTTTTAGGCTATCCTTCAACAGATTTCCAAAACAACTTCCGTCGCGAAGATTACCAACGTCTGATTTATGGTGATAAAGATGGTCATATTGAATTCGTACAAAATGGCAAAGACGTTTCTTTCCAATTAACAAATGTCATCGTCTTACCAGAAGGACAAGCAATGTTACCAAGAATGACTGAAGTAGAAGATTATTATTCACTTTACGTGTTAGATATTGGTGGACAAAATGTAAACTTCCGTGAATTCGACAATAAAGGCAACGCGAAAACAGCTTTCTCAATCGATGCAGCTGGAGTGAATTATTTAGAAACCACTCTTGAAGCCGAATTGAGAAGAGCAATCGAAAATCCTAACGTGAACTTCCGTGGTATTGATTACAATGAAGCGATCTTAACTGGTAAAATTTTCGACATCGGTGCTATCGAAGGATTCTCTGATTCAACTGCTTTCATTAATAATGTTGTTCAAAACTTTATTAAAAAAGAAATCGTTAGTGAATTAGCATCTCGTGGATACAACATTAATGTTCAAGGTCAACACATCATCTTTACTGGTGGGGGAAGCTTGTTGTTACAACCTTATTTAGAAAACTTATTACAAGGAAACAAGTCAAACTTAATTTTCTCAAAATCTGCTAAATGGGATAACTGCTTGTCTTATACAATCAAAGCATTCCAAGAACAATTTACAACAAATGAGCAGTTTACAAGTTTCATCAAACCTTTATACACTGAATTAATGAAAAATGGTTACGCAAACTTCTATAAAGGCCTAACACCATCTGCTACACAAGATGATGATACAATGGACTTTAATCGCGTTCTATAA
- a CDS encoding ABC transporter ATP-binding protein, whose product MVEIALNNIYKKYDNAENFSVTDFNLTIQDREFIVFVGPSGCGKSTTLRMIAGLEDISEGELFIGDTLMNDVAPKDRDIAMVFQNYALYPHMTVYDNMAFGLKLRKYDKAEIKKRVEEAGEILGLTEYLQRKPAALSGGQRQRVALGRAIVRDAKVFLMDEPLSNLDAKLRVAMRAEIAKLHRRLETTTIYVTHDQTEAMTMADRIVIMKDGFVQQIGSPKEVYDTPKNVFVAGFIGSPAMNFFEVTLTGNVISNGLGLKLVIPEGKRKLLEGKGYEGKKLIFGIRPEDIHSEQITLDSNPESVVHAEVVVSELLGAETMLYTRIDNTEFISKVDARDFHNPGEFVDLAFNLNKGHFFDPETEDVIR is encoded by the coding sequence ATGGTAGAGATTGCTTTAAATAACATTTATAAAAAATATGACAATGCTGAAAACTTTTCAGTTACAGATTTTAATTTAACTATTCAAGATCGTGAATTTATTGTCTTCGTTGGACCCTCTGGTTGCGGAAAATCAACTACATTGAGAATGATTGCTGGACTAGAAGATATCAGCGAAGGAGAACTTTTCATCGGCGATACTTTAATGAATGATGTAGCACCTAAAGATCGTGACATTGCGATGGTTTTCCAAAACTATGCTCTTTATCCGCATATGACTGTATACGACAATATGGCTTTTGGTTTAAAATTACGTAAATACGATAAAGCCGAAATTAAAAAAAGAGTAGAAGAAGCAGGTGAAATTCTTGGTTTAACAGAATACTTACAACGCAAACCAGCTGCTTTATCCGGTGGACAACGTCAACGTGTAGCTTTAGGACGTGCAATTGTTCGTGACGCTAAAGTTTTCTTGATGGATGAACCACTATCCAACTTAGATGCAAAACTAAGAGTTGCCATGCGTGCTGAAATTGCGAAATTACATCGTCGTTTGGAAACTACTACTATCTATGTAACCCATGACCAAACAGAAGCTATGACAATGGCCGATCGAATCGTCATCATGAAAGATGGCTTTGTTCAACAAATTGGATCACCTAAAGAAGTATACGACACACCTAAAAATGTCTTTGTAGCCGGCTTTATTGGTTCCCCAGCTATGAATTTCTTCGAGGTCACGTTAACAGGCAATGTTATTTCTAATGGTTTAGGACTAAAATTAGTAATTCCAGAAGGAAAACGTAAATTACTAGAAGGAAAAGGATACGAAGGCAAAAAATTAATCTTTGGTATCCGTCCAGAAGATATTCATAGTGAGCAAATCACCCTTGATTCAAATCCAGAAAGTGTTGTTCATGCTGAAGTTGTCGTTTCGGAATTACTAGGTGCCGAAACAATGTTGTATACTCGTATTGATAACACCGAATTTATCTCTAAAGTAGATGCAAGAGATTTCCATAATCCAGGCGAATTTGTTGACCTAGCCTTTAATTTAAATAAAGGCCATTTCTTTGATCCTGAAACAGAAGATGTCATTCGTTAA
- a CDS encoding threonine/serine exporter family protein gives MFDLTIQLAFSFLTTAAFAIITNVPKRSLISCGLTGMLGWIVYWGTGQFGVSTVLATFLGAFTVAIFSNLFSRIKKLPVTIFNIPGIVPLVPGALAYQAVRNLVLGDYVAAVSFSVKVLLVAGAIASGLVISEVFNHNIRNFREKKEHF, from the coding sequence ATGTTTGACTTAACTATTCAATTAGCCTTTAGTTTTTTAACAACGGCTGCTTTTGCCATTATTACAAATGTACCAAAACGTTCTTTAATAAGCTGTGGTTTAACAGGGATGCTAGGGTGGATTGTTTATTGGGGAACAGGTCAATTTGGTGTTAGTACTGTTTTAGCAACCTTTTTAGGCGCGTTCACCGTAGCTATTTTCAGTAATCTCTTTTCCAGAATAAAAAAACTGCCTGTGACTATTTTTAACATTCCAGGTATTGTTCCATTGGTTCCTGGTGCCTTGGCTTATCAAGCAGTTCGTAATCTTGTTTTAGGAGACTATGTAGCCGCCGTCTCATTTAGCGTAAAGGTTCTGTTAGTTGCTGGCGCTATCGCATCTGGCTTAGTCATTTCTGAAGTATTTAACCACAATATTCGTAATTTCCGTGAAAAAAAAGAACACTTTTAA
- a CDS encoding threonine/serine exporter family protein: MSKAYTDLLLDTCLLAGKIMMESGAEMYRVEDTMNRIATVESGKKGISFVTPTGIFMAIEGGSSVKLQQIPSRSINLERVSKVNDLSREFSAQKIDLPTLSTHLKQVESENDFFPIWLQIIAAAVVSGTLMILFGGAWPDFIQSCIIGAIGFAVYYYSNEFLKVKFLAEFFAAFVIGLLAITTVSIGWGVSVDGMIIGSVMPLVPGVPITNSVRDLLAGHLLSGMARGTEALITACMIGIGIAVVFQMFY, from the coding sequence TTGTCAAAAGCCTATACAGACTTATTATTAGATACTTGTCTTTTAGCAGGTAAAATTATGATGGAGAGTGGCGCTGAGATGTATCGGGTAGAAGATACGATGAATCGAATCGCGACTGTTGAAAGTGGTAAAAAAGGGATTAGTTTTGTAACTCCAACGGGTATTTTTATGGCAATAGAAGGCGGAAGCTCTGTTAAATTACAACAAATTCCCAGCCGTTCAATCAATCTTGAACGTGTATCCAAAGTAAATGATTTATCTCGAGAATTTTCCGCTCAAAAAATTGATCTCCCAACACTTTCCACACATCTTAAACAGGTGGAAAGTGAAAATGATTTTTTTCCTATTTGGTTACAAATTATCGCAGCCGCTGTGGTTAGTGGTACCTTAATGATTCTATTTGGTGGTGCATGGCCTGACTTTATTCAATCCTGCATTATTGGAGCCATTGGTTTTGCTGTTTATTACTATAGTAATGAATTTTTAAAAGTTAAATTTTTAGCTGAATTTTTTGCTGCTTTTGTGATTGGATTGCTTGCTATTACAACGGTCTCAATTGGATGGGGTGTCAGTGTAGATGGAATGATTATCGGAAGCGTCATGCCTTTAGTTCCTGGCGTACCGATTACCAATTCAGTTCGTGATTTATTAGCAGGGCATTTATTGTCTGGTATGGCACGGGGTACAGAAGCATTGATTACTGCTTGTATGATTGGAATCGGAATCGCTGTCGTCTTCCAAATGTTCTATTAA
- the add gene encoding adenosine deaminase, with protein sequence MEQKTVENLPKVELHCHLDGSVSKKTLRNIANEQGYELPENEEALCTLVEAGEGCQSLLEYIGKFETVLDCLQVESALEEVAYELTGDVAKENVTYIEVRFAPMLSTRKGLSAERVIQSVVEGLKKGERDFGVKSNGILCMMRGHQEKDNLEIVELTKEFLGQGIVGIDLAGDEANYPPKEYKKIIKLAVEYDLPITLHAGECGCATNVQDSVDLGATRIGHGIALKDDPEILNYCISKGITVEICPNSNLQTKTVDKWENYPFEEFQKAGLKLAVSTDNRAVSNTNLTKEFMTLDRLYQIGYKGMEELTLNGIQASFADETTKKILKKQVLESYQLVH encoded by the coding sequence TTGGAACAAAAAACAGTTGAAAATTTGCCAAAAGTAGAATTACATTGTCACTTAGATGGATCTGTAAGTAAAAAAACACTTCGCAACATTGCTAATGAGCAGGGTTATGAACTTCCTGAAAATGAAGAAGCCCTATGCACCTTAGTAGAAGCGGGTGAAGGCTGTCAAAGTTTGTTGGAATATATTGGGAAATTTGAGACGGTTTTAGATTGCTTACAAGTAGAGTCAGCTCTTGAAGAAGTTGCGTATGAATTGACTGGGGACGTTGCAAAAGAAAATGTGACCTATATAGAAGTTCGTTTTGCACCCATGCTTTCAACGCGTAAAGGGTTATCTGCAGAACGCGTCATCCAATCGGTAGTAGAAGGATTAAAAAAAGGTGAACGAGATTTTGGTGTTAAAAGTAACGGAATTTTATGTATGATGCGAGGGCATCAGGAAAAAGACAACCTAGAGATTGTTGAATTGACGAAAGAATTTTTAGGTCAAGGGATTGTAGGGATTGATTTAGCAGGTGACGAAGCCAATTATCCGCCAAAAGAGTATAAAAAAATAATTAAGTTAGCAGTAGAGTATGATTTACCCATAACCCTTCATGCAGGTGAATGTGGTTGTGCAACAAATGTGCAAGATTCAGTCGATTTAGGAGCTACTCGAATTGGCCATGGGATTGCTCTAAAAGATGATCCAGAGATTTTAAATTATTGTATTTCAAAAGGGATTACCGTTGAAATTTGTCCAAACAGTAACTTGCAAACAAAAACGGTAGACAAATGGGAAAACTACCCCTTTGAAGAATTTCAAAAAGCTGGATTGAAATTGGCTGTTAGTACAGATAATCGAGCTGTTTCTAATACTAATTTAACAAAAGAATTTATGACATTAGACCGTTTGTATCAAATTGGCTATAAAGGAATGGAAGAATTAACACTTAATGGCATTCAAGCTAGTTTTGCAGATGAAACAACGAAAAAAATATTAAAAAAACAAGTTTTAGAGTCGTACCAGTTAGTCCATTAA
- the ahpC gene encoding alkyl hydroperoxide reductase subunit C → MNLINTKLMEFEADAYQNGEFIKVTTDDVLGKWSIFFFYPADFSFVCPTELGDVQDHYAALQAIDCEVYSVSTDSHFVHKAWADATDTIGKIQYPMIADPTGKISRFFGVMDEEAGQAYRGSFVVNPRGEIKAYEIHDMGIGRNADELVRKLEAAQFVEEHGDQVCPANWKPGADTIAPSLDLVGKI, encoded by the coding sequence ATGAATTTAATCAATACTAAATTAATGGAATTTGAAGCAGATGCGTACCAAAATGGTGAATTTATTAAAGTAACAACCGATGATGTTTTAGGAAAATGGAGTATTTTCTTCTTTTACCCAGCAGATTTCTCATTTGTTTGTCCAACTGAATTAGGAGACGTTCAAGATCACTATGCAGCATTACAAGCGATTGATTGCGAAGTTTATTCAGTTTCAACCGACAGCCACTTTGTACATAAAGCGTGGGCGGATGCGACGGATACAATTGGAAAAATTCAATATCCAATGATTGCTGATCCAACTGGAAAAATCTCACGTTTCTTTGGCGTGATGGATGAAGAAGCTGGTCAAGCATACCGTGGTTCATTCGTCGTAAATCCAAGAGGCGAAATCAAAGCTTACGAAATCCATGATATGGGAATTGGTCGTAATGCCGATGAACTAGTTAGAAAATTAGAAGCTGCTCAATTCGTGGAAGAACATGGCGATCAAGTTTGTCCTGCAAACTGGAAGCCAGGAGCAGATACAATTGCACCAAGCCTAGACTTAGTTGGTAAAATTTAA
- a CDS encoding FAD-dependent oxidoreductase: MTEQIYDLIIIGGGPAGLSAGIYAGRAMLDTLIIEKEKIGGQVTTTSEIVNYPGVRKSTGAGLTEEMYLQAQDFGVEFATGEISEVGLEQEVKIIKTATTTYKTRAVIIATGASARKIGFPGETEFTGRGIAYCSTCDGEFFSGLDIFVIGGGYAAAEEAVFLTRYGKSVTMIIREPDFTCAKMTADQAKNNPNIKIIYNTEVKEVTGDDFMKKAVFLNNETGETFTYEASAEDGAFGMFVFAGNQPSTEIFEGKIELTPQGFIPTNELMETSVTGVYAAGDLRVKELRQIVTAVADGGISATVAEKYVTNEKERLGLPAVSEKMLKKEVKEHKAESVKKAEKSKTTASNEWFPETMKEQLKGIFSKLTTNVTLVNLFDQNDAKSIELQAFLQQIEPLSEHIQFENRMLGQDDAFEKKINLTRTPTAVLLNDQGEYTGIKFSGVPSGHELNSLVLAIYNVGSAGQPIEDALVQRIQKLPASKIEICVSLTCHYCPDVVAACQRIASLNHKVEAEMIDTALFPDLKKEKKIMSVPAMIMDHQQVIFGAKTLEEIVTALESAQ, from the coding sequence ATGACAGAACAGATATATGATTTGATTATTATTGGTGGTGGACCGGCAGGCTTGTCTGCAGGCATTTATGCAGGGCGGGCAATGTTGGACACCCTGATTATTGAAAAAGAAAAAATTGGTGGACAAGTGACAACGACTTCTGAAATTGTGAATTATCCAGGGGTTCGAAAATCAACTGGTGCAGGATTGACGGAAGAAATGTACTTACAAGCACAAGATTTTGGCGTGGAATTTGCGACGGGCGAAATTAGTGAAGTTGGATTGGAACAAGAAGTTAAGATTATCAAAACAGCTACGACAACTTATAAAACCAGAGCAGTGATCATCGCAACGGGTGCATCGGCACGTAAGATTGGATTTCCAGGAGAAACAGAATTTACAGGTCGAGGAATTGCGTATTGTTCAACCTGTGATGGTGAATTTTTCAGTGGCTTAGATATTTTTGTGATTGGTGGAGGTTATGCTGCGGCAGAAGAAGCGGTCTTTTTAACACGTTATGGAAAAAGTGTTACAATGATCATCCGAGAGCCAGATTTCACCTGTGCTAAAATGACTGCAGATCAAGCAAAAAACAATCCAAATATTAAAATTATTTATAATACCGAAGTCAAAGAAGTAACAGGTGATGATTTCATGAAAAAAGCTGTTTTCTTAAACAATGAAACGGGGGAAACGTTTACTTATGAAGCTTCTGCAGAAGATGGCGCATTTGGGATGTTTGTATTCGCTGGGAATCAGCCAAGTACCGAAATCTTTGAAGGCAAAATTGAGTTAACGCCGCAAGGATTTATTCCTACGAATGAGCTCATGGAGACGAGTGTGACGGGTGTTTATGCAGCAGGTGATTTACGTGTTAAAGAATTGAGACAAATCGTTACAGCTGTAGCAGATGGTGGAATTTCAGCAACAGTTGCTGAAAAATACGTTACAAATGAAAAAGAACGTCTTGGATTGCCAGCCGTTAGTGAGAAAATGTTGAAAAAAGAAGTGAAAGAACATAAAGCAGAGTCTGTTAAAAAAGCTGAAAAGTCAAAAACTACTGCTTCAAATGAGTGGTTCCCAGAAACGATGAAAGAGCAGTTAAAGGGTATTTTTAGTAAACTGACAACGAATGTAACCTTAGTGAATCTATTTGACCAAAATGATGCAAAATCAATTGAATTGCAAGCCTTTTTACAGCAAATTGAGCCTTTAAGTGAACATATTCAATTTGAAAACCGCATGTTGGGCCAAGACGATGCATTTGAAAAGAAAATCAATTTAACAAGAACGCCCACAGCTGTCTTATTGAATGATCAAGGAGAATACACAGGAATTAAATTTAGTGGCGTTCCAAGTGGACATGAATTAAATTCATTAGTCTTAGCGATATACAACGTGGGAAGTGCGGGCCAACCGATTGAAGATGCATTAGTTCAACGGATTCAAAAATTACCTGCTTCAAAAATTGAAATTTGTGTCTCTTTAACCTGTCATTATTGCCCAGATGTAGTAGCAGCTTGTCAACGCATTGCCTCTCTTAATCATAAGGTAGAAGCAGAAATGATTGATACAGCCCTATTCCCTGATTTGAAAAAAGAGAAGAAAATTATGAGCGTTCCAGCGATGATTATGGATCATCAGCAAGTGATTTTCGGAGCTAAAACCTTAGAAGAAATCGTAACGGCATTAGAATCAGCTCAATAG
- a CDS encoding isochorismate synthase, with protein MVELPVGLVAQVEELLTKQEKVLVSWVTKIESLNLLMIFKQGKGVYSTKRFFWQNPSKKVTLVGLGSTNQFCSNKGITSYQGVHEFNQQLKKQTATNQKRRATGALLFGGFDFDPERGESKEWQDFQSAFFYLPTYLVTVLSEETYLTINFYVDSQTDLHQKANEFFGKWEELLEEQIVPKAAKAVVTNKTELATTEWIQAVDETVELIKQSTTLQKVVLSRQLLVEHDSVVDVEDVLERLMMTQQNSYFFVLENKEKAFIGATPEQLLAAENQHYYSACVAGSAPRGKTKAEDQVIGEALLKDHKNTHEHHLVVEMISETLRTLTLDLNVSGNPTLLKNRDIQHLFVTVEGKRQATVPFLMAVKAMHPTPALGGLPRNEALAVIREKEPYHRGFYGAPIGWLNQDDEGEFAVAIRSALLMEKQSILFAGCGLVAGSKSAEELIETRIKFQPMLRALGGLDHE; from the coding sequence ATGGTAGAATTACCAGTGGGTCTAGTAGCGCAAGTAGAAGAATTATTAACCAAACAAGAAAAAGTTTTAGTCAGCTGGGTAACAAAAATAGAGTCGTTGAACCTATTGATGATTTTTAAACAAGGAAAAGGAGTATATTCAACAAAACGCTTTTTTTGGCAAAATCCTTCAAAAAAGGTAACGCTAGTGGGATTAGGAAGTACAAATCAATTTTGCTCAAATAAAGGAATAACGAGTTATCAAGGTGTCCACGAATTTAATCAGCAATTAAAAAAACAAACGGCAACGAATCAAAAAAGGCGCGCAACGGGTGCCCTTTTATTTGGTGGCTTTGACTTCGACCCTGAACGTGGAGAATCTAAAGAATGGCAAGATTTTCAATCGGCATTTTTTTATTTGCCAACGTATTTAGTAACTGTACTTTCAGAAGAAACCTACTTAACTATTAATTTTTACGTAGATTCTCAAACAGACTTACATCAGAAGGCTAACGAATTTTTTGGGAAATGGGAAGAACTTCTTGAAGAACAAATAGTACCTAAAGCAGCCAAAGCAGTTGTTACCAACAAAACTGAATTAGCAACAACAGAATGGATACAAGCCGTTGACGAAACAGTTGAATTGATTAAACAATCCACGACGTTACAAAAAGTGGTATTATCTAGGCAATTATTGGTTGAACACGATTCAGTTGTAGACGTTGAAGATGTTTTAGAGCGGCTGATGATGACGCAACAAAATAGTTATTTTTTTGTTTTAGAAAATAAAGAGAAAGCTTTTATTGGTGCAACGCCAGAACAATTACTTGCAGCAGAGAATCAGCATTATTATTCAGCTTGTGTAGCTGGATCTGCCCCAAGAGGGAAAACGAAAGCAGAAGATCAAGTCATTGGAGAGGCATTATTGAAGGATCATAAAAATACACATGAACACCATTTAGTTGTTGAAATGATTTCTGAAACCCTACGAACATTGACGCTGGATTTGAATGTTTCTGGAAATCCAACACTTTTAAAAAATCGAGATATTCAGCATTTATTTGTGACAGTTGAAGGAAAAAGACAGGCGACTGTTCCATTTCTAATGGCAGTTAAAGCCATGCATCCAACTCCAGCATTAGGTGGTTTACCAAGAAACGAGGCGTTAGCAGTTATTCGTGAAAAGGAGCCTTATCATCGTGGGTTTTATGGAGCACCAATTGGTTGGCTAAACCAAGATGACGAGGGAGAATTTGCTGTAGCTATTCGTTCAGCCTTACTAATGGAAAAGCAAAGTATATTATTTGCAGGTTGTGGCTTAGTAGCCGGTTCAAAATCAGCAGAAGAATTAATTGAAACAAGAATAAAATTTCAACCGATGTTAAGAGCTTTAGGAGGATTAGATCATGAGTAA